A single window of Gavia stellata isolate bGavSte3 chromosome 16, bGavSte3.hap2, whole genome shotgun sequence DNA harbors:
- the LOC104255169 gene encoding protocadherin gamma-B6-like: MEVRPAAQGRAAAGRVALLAVLLCLCCRAAPERLRYAIPEELGRGSLVGPLARDLGLSPAELPARKLRIVSGDEKQYFTLGEDNTNLRVNERIDREGICGAVSPCVLSLEAVVENPFNIFHVSVTIQDINDNAPQFDREFVSVEMIESTPSGARFPLGTGRDPDIGANSLQNYQLTPNPHFSLVVRESADGTKQPELVLEKSLDREKQRNHHLILTAVDSGDPVRSGTVQIKINVTDANDNPPVFTKEIYKIRLLENLPEGSLALQVKATDGDEGTNAEITYSFSDIANSARQLFTLDSRTGDVKVTGPLDYEEGKYYEASVEGKDGGGLSAHAKVHIDILDVNDNAPTLSILPILNPIPEDSVPSTVVAVINVRDRDSGDNGEVSCNIDGDLPFRLEASSENTYKLIIASALDREKVSAYNITVTARDRGSPSLSSRAALVLEVSDVNDNAPVFEEAAYSAYVAENNAAGAAVVRVRARDADAGANGRVSYWLAGGSAGAVGAAAYVSVEARSGAVYAQRSFDYEQCREFAVAVRAQDGGAPSRSSTATVRVFVLDRNDNAPRVLWPAAGAGAVAAPFEVVPRSAEAGYLVAKVVAVDADAGRNAWLSYELVQAPEPALFRVGLHSGEVRTARAVSERDAAKQRLVAVVKDHGQPALSATATLHVVLAESLQEALPELSERAAGADSPAELQFYLVLALALLSALFLLSVALAVLARVRRAGPPAVLRCLGAQRFSVAGAAFPADFCEGTLPSSYNLCVAPGRAVAEGAWLPPPPPLPSLPAEELLGGEPCGKRSPSSSAGAGEPPADPDAPQPIWLSMNEGKNPSEQAGSDGISDFITRSRSAEKFSLGSLYCLKRYELVRMKAGPYCVK, from the exons atgGAGGTCCGACCGGCAGCGCAGGGCCGGGCAGCCGCCGGGCGGGTCGCGCTGTTGGCCGTGCTGCTGTGCTTGTGCTGCCGGGCGGCGCCGGAGCGGCTCCGCTACGCCATCCCCgaggagctgggcagaggcTCGCTGGTGGGGCCGCTGGCGCGGGACCTGGGGCTGAGCCCGGCGGAGCTGCCGGCACGCAAGCTGCGGATAGTCTCTGGTGACGAAAAGCAATACTTCACTCTAGGGGAAGATAATACAAATCTGCGGGTAAACGAGAGGATAGACCGAGAGGGCATCTGCGGGGCCGTGTCGCCCTGTGTCCTCAGTTTGGAGGCAGTCGTGGAAAACCCTTTCAATATATTTCACGTGAGTGTTACTATTCAGGATATCAATGACAATGCACCGCAGTTTGACAGAGAATTTGTTTCCGTAGAAATGATCGAGTCCACGCCTTCTGGGGCTAGGTTCCCACTGGGCACTGGAAGAGACCCCGACATTGGGGCAAACTCATTACAAAATTACCAACTTACCCCCAACCCGCACTTCTCCCTTGTAGTGAGGGAGAGTGCTGATGGGACGAAGCAGCCGGAATTAGTGCTGGAGAAAAGCTTAGATcgagaaaaacagagaaatcacCATTTGATACTGACGGCAGTGGATAGCGGGGATCCCGTCCGATCCGGGACCGTCCAGATTAAGATTAACGTGACCGACGCAAATGACAACCCGCCGGTATTCACCAAAGAGATCTACAAAATTCGACTGCTGGAAAATCTGCCAGAGGGCTCCTTAGCTTTACAGGTGAAAGCTACCGACGGCGACGAAGGTACAAATGCGGAAATTACCTATTCTTTCAGTGACATCGCAAACAGTGCTCGCCAGCTCTTCACTCTCGATTCCAGGACAGGGGATGTGAAGGTTACAGGCCCCTTAGAttatgaagaaggaaaatattatgAAGCGAGTGTTGAAGGCAAGGACGGGGGTGGGCTGAGTGCGCACGCCAAAGTGCACATAGACATTCTAGACGTGAACGACAATGCGCCAACCCTTTCCATCCTGCCTATCTTGAATCCGATACCCGAAGACTCGGTCCCGAGCACAGTTGTAGCTGTGATCAATGTCCGTGACAGAGACTCGGGAGATAACGGAGAAGTGAGCTGCAACATCGACGGCGATCTGCCTTTCAGACTAGAAGCGTCATCAGAGAACACCTACAAACTAATAATAGCCAGTGCCTTAGACAGAGAAAAGGTCTCTGCTTACAATATCACCGTCACTGCCAGGGACCGGGGCAGCCCGTCGCTCTCCAGCCGCGCGGCGCTGGTGCTGGAGGTGTCGGACGTGAACGACAACGCGCCGGTGTTCGAGGAGGCCGCCTACAGCGCCTACGTGGCGGAGAACAacgcggcgggcgcggcggtGGTGCGCGTGCGCGCGCGGGACGCGGACGCGGGCGCCAACGGGCGCGTGAGCTACTGGCTggcgggcggcagcgcgggcgcgGTGGGCGCGGCGGCGTACGTGTCGGTGgaggcgcggagcggcgcggtGTACGCGCAGCGCTCCTTCGACTACGAGCAGTGCCGCGAGTTCGCGGTGGCGGTGCGGGCGCAGGACGGCGGGGCGCCGTCGCGGAGCTCGACGGCGACGGTGCGCGTCTTCGTGCTGGACCGCAACGACAACGCGCCGCGGGTGCTGtggccggcggcgggcgcgggggcggTCGCGGCGCCGTTCGAGGTGGTGCCGCGGTCGGCCGAGGCCGGGTACCTGGTGGCCAAGGTGGTGGCGGTGGACGCGGACGCGGGGCGCAACGCGTGGCTGTCGTACGAGCTGGTGCAGGCGCCGGAGCCGGCGCTGTTCCGCGTGGGGCTGCACAGCGGCGAGGTGCGGACGGCGCGGGCCGTGTCGGAGAGGGACGCGGCGAAGCAGCGGCTGGTGGCCGTGGTGAAGGACCACGGGCAGCCGGCGCTGTCGGCCACGGCCACGCTGCACGTGGTGCTGGCCGAGAGCTTGCAGGAGGCGCTGCCGGAGCTGAgcgagcgggcggcgggcgccgaCTCGCCGGCGGAGCTGCAGTTCTACCTGGTGCTGGCGCTGGCGCTCCTCTCCGCCCTGTTCCTGCTGAGCGTGGCGCTGGCCGTGCTGGCGCGGgtgcgccgggccgggccgcccgccgtCCTGCGCTGCCTGGGCGCGCAGCGCTTCTCGGTGGCCGGCGCCGCCTTCCCGGCCGACTTCTGCGAGGGCACCTTGCCCTCCTCCTACAACCTGTGCGTGGCGCCGGGCCGCGCCGTCGCCGAGGGCGCttggctgccgccgccgccgccgctgcccagCCTGCCCGCGGAGGAGCTGCTCGGCGGGGAGCCCTGCGGGAAGCGGAGCCCGAGCAGCAGCGCCGGCGCGGGAGAGCCGCCCGCGGACCCCGATGCACCGCAG CCCATCTGGCTTTCCATGAACGAGGGAAAGAATCCG TCTGAGCAGGCAGGTAGCGACGGCATTTCCGACTTCATCACGCGTTCACGTTCAGCTGAGAAGTtttctctaggaagcctgtaCTGCCTGAAACGTTATGAGTTAGTAAGGATGAAGGCAGGTCCTTACTGTGTAAAATGA